From a region of the Impatiens glandulifera chromosome 4, dImpGla2.1, whole genome shotgun sequence genome:
- the LOC124935354 gene encoding PHD finger protein MALE MEIOCYTE DEATH 1-like: MATTQSQERKLFPFHTFASSSSIVVFRGLFQNNIRRLLQEYGEIEDHGTGMLTWSIYLVVGPDKLVLPLYIVEENVEHSHHPFCNHCESIGWGHHFVSKRRYHMIIPAVDELKNSFQFQFHFLHLGNHLLHALIHCNGFGHLLSINRIQCGSTFLGETDFMNLWDRICTVLRIRKISVSDNLKRGTIELRLLQNAAQGRSWFETWGYKFSNGSFDVTEDDYNMAVHILTTLDLDKITYDFRNSKLGLRLVKIIQNYRGLSKIQLITIGDLLQFMLGLDSIDRKNKKKSTDSAVSLESFVSSLANIDCRWSEKRLEYVMKVISNQLKSKRGNENVEYVMSRKELRDAARQYIGDTGLIDFLLKSINCVRLGDHVIRRTINPSTKLVEFSIKESSEFVFSQLVHDSRWPKKRLEYATEVIMNILKEKKSMQRQELRDAARVYVGDTGLIDYVLKSIDGFVFDHQIVSRSRNSSTKMIEFAIIDHNSSSLLPGMEIYNDVLFIYENVLMDYPESESDSVVSLASRVVLYSKNFVKEEWEVVEENDNDESLMTLTCRVLPSFDELETELKRPLPPGELVRVPAEITIGELKVVAQDVFRDTYCLMDKFEVKQIGGLKGMEDDTVLSCAVEPGAHVWVRGCGLDLCTPLRYQSG, from the exons ATGGCCACAACTCAAAGTCAAGAGAGAAAGCTCTTTCCATTTCACACCTTCGCCAGTTCCAGTTCTATCGTCGTTTTCCGCGGCCTTTTCCAAAACAACATTCGTCGTCTTCTTCAAGAATACGGCGAAATTGAAGATCACGGCACCGGAATGCTGACCTGGTCTATCTATCTCGTCGTTGGTCCAGATAAACTCGTTTTACCACTTTACATCGTCGAGGAAAATGTTGAACATTCTCATCATCCTTTCTGCAACCATTGCGAATCCATAG GTTGGGGACACCATTTTGTATCGAAACGGAGGTATCATATGATAATACCAGCGGTAGACGAGTTGAAAAACTCTTTCCAGTTCCAATTCCATTTCCTTCATCTCGGCAATCATTTATTACATGCTTTGATTCATTGCAATGGATTCGGACATCTTCTATCTATCAATCGAATCCAATGCGGATCAACTTTCCTTGGAGAAACTGATTTCATGAATCTTTGGGATCGTATCTGCACAGTTCTTCGAATCAG GAAAATCTCAGTGAGTGATAATCTGAAAAGAGGAACTATAGAACTGAGATTGTTACAGAACGCAGCACAAGGACGTTCTTGGTTTGAAACTTGGGGATATAAATTCTCAAATGGAAGCTTTGATGTTACCGAAGATGATTACAATATGGCTGTTCATATTCTCACCACTCTTGACCTTGATAAAATCACCTATGATTTTCGAAACTCCAAATTAGGTTTAAGGTTAGTGAAGATTATTCAAAACTACAGAGGATTAAGCAAGATCCAATTGATTACAATCGGAGATCTCTTGCAATTCATGCTCGGTCTCGATTCTATAGATAGGAAGAACAAAAAGAAGAGTACAGATTCTGCGGTAAGTCTGGAATCATTTGTATCTTCATTAGCCAACATTGATTGTAGATGGTCAGAGAAGAGATTAGAGTATGTAATGAAGGTAATATCGAATCAATTGAAGAGTAAAAGAGGAAATGAAAACGTTGAATATGTAATGTCGAGGAAAGAACTACGAGATGCAGCTAGACAATACATTGGAGATACAGGGTTGATTGATTTTCTTCTTAAATCTATCAATTGTGTAAGATTGGGAGATCATGTGATTCGTCGAACTATAAATCCATCGACGAAACTTGTTGAATTCTCCATAAAAGAATCATCTGAATTTGTTTTTTCTCAACTTGTTCATGATTCGAGATGGCCTAAGAAGAGATTGGAGTATGCTACAGAGGTAATCATGAACATACTTAAGGAGAAGAAGAGCATGCAAAGACAAGAACTGAGGGATGCAGCTAGGGTTTATGTTGGAGATACAGGTTTGATTGATTATGTGTTGAAATCAATTGATGGGTTTGTATTTGATCATCAGATTGTTTCTAGATCAAGAAATTCATCAACTAAGATGATAGAGTTCGCCATTATTGATCATAACTCTTCGTCATTGTTGCCTGGTATGGAAATATATAACGATGTACTGTTTATATACGAGAACGTTCTAATGGATTACCCCGAGTCAGAATCAGACTCAGTTGTGAGTTTAGCATCACGAGTTGTGTTATACAGTAAGAACTTTGTGAAGGAAGAATGGGAAGTGGTTGAGGAAAACGACAATGATGAGTCGTTAATGACATTGACGTGCCGAGTTTTACCGAGTTTTGACGAGTTAGAGACTGAGTTAAAGCGTCCATTGCCGCCGGGGGAATTGGTTAGGGTTCCGGCGGAGATAACTATTGGGGAATTGAAAGTGGTGGCCCAAGATGTATTTAGAGATACTTATTGTTTGATGGACAAGTTTGAAGTTAAGCAAATTGGAGGGCTTAAAGGGATGGAAGATGATACGGTGCTATCGTGCGCGGTTGAGCCAGGTGCGCATGTTTGGGTTAGAGGGTGTGGGTTGGACTTGTGTACTCCGTTGAGATATCAGAGTGGATGA
- the LOC124936710 gene encoding cyclin-SDS, which produces MKHEIQPIQLTGKRIPRKRRTKVSPIQCSDKKARLLMAPPVVVAVDSTASSHLTTAISCSSSGISVNKDAIVNELLRKLKRSSKGEEIQRVICQNEFHVSESSSCVESSSRVAEERNHKRIKLKGAVKSKEVKEFEYPNADVSEVGNNCLESSEKLFKLKDIGVDSTICSSVGNILPEEEVTDGETRVLTIELSDASEKHAESKFTAPNSESTVDQREILIANHSDLVCLEHLCCDEDISDYSSTYSSHRTGISQNSLDLDSSDFSPSIWMESGSEFSEKSFSDSGPSPTFSLFLEYSEQFSTSTSPCQSKFISPVSEEEYFIDPSLLMCLEEEEDRMCYQIFRNRERKYELLPNFAEYCRSTGFEELIIDQRSQMIQWIVKHSTAKELQKETMFLAISLFDRFLSKGYFRSKRNIQIVGISCLTLATRIEENQPYNSVRQKTFRAGHSTFSRCEVVAMEWLVLEVLNFKCFLPTIYSFLWFYLKAAKANEEVEKNVMGLSVLALFGHERLSFWPSTVAAGLVILASMAANKDAFSQRVIETHVNMEGDDLTGCIKCLGSLINQKVT; this is translated from the exons ATGAAGCATGAGATTCAACCGATCCAGCTCACTGGCAAAAGGATACCTCGCAAACGCCGAACAAAAGTCTCTCCGATCCAATGCTCCGACAAGAAAGCGCGTCTTCTTATGGCTCCTCCGGTGGTTGTGGCGGTGGATTCAACTGCTTCTTCTCACTTGACAACGGCGATTTCATGTTCTTCTAGCGGAATCTCTGTAAACAAGGATGCGATAGTAAACGAGCTGCTGCGGAAGTTGAAGAGATCCAGCAAGGGAGAAGAGATCCAGAGAGTGATCTGTCAAAACGAATTCCATGTCTCTGAGTCCTCCTCTTGCGTTGAATCGAGTTCGAGAGTTGCGGAGGAGAGAAATCATAAGAGAATTAAGCTTAAAGGAGCTGTAAAGAGTAAAGAGGTTAAGGAATTTGAATATCCAAACGCTGATGTATCTGAAGTTGGAAACAATTGTTTAGAATCAAGTGAgaagttatttaaattgaaGGATATTGGAGTTGATTCAACTATCTGTTCATCCGTTGGAAATATCTTGCCGGAAGAAGAAGTCACAGATGGTGAAACACGAGTTTTAACTATTGAATTATCTGATGCTTCAGAAAAACATGCTGAGAGTAAGTTTACAGCTCCGAATTCAGAATCAACTGTGGACCAGAGAGAAATACTCATCGCCAACCACTCTGATCTCGTTTGTTTAGAACATCTATGTTGCGATGAAGACATTTCTGATTATTCGTCTACATATTCTAGCCACCGGACAGGAATTTCACAGAACAGTTTAGACCTAGATTCATCAGACTTTAGTCCGTCTATATGGATGGAATCTGGAAGCGAGTTCTCCGAGAAATCCTTCAGCGACTCAGGTCCATCGCCAACATTCTCACTCTTCCTTGAGTATAGCGAACAATTCTCTACATCAACTTCACCGTGCCAATCTAAATTCATTTCTCCTGTTTCTGAAGAAGAGTATTTCATTGATCCATCA TTGTTGATGTgcctagaagaagaagaagaccgaATGTGTTACCAAATATTCAGGAACAGGGAGAGAAAATACGAGCTTCTTCCGAACTTTGCAGAGTACTGCCGCTCCACTGGCTTTGAAGAACTCATTATCGATCAACGATCACAAATGATACAATGGATAGTTAAG CATTCAACAGCAAAAGAGCTTCAGAAGGAGACAATGTTCTTAGCAATTAGCCTCTTTGACCGATTCCTAAGCAAAGGGTATTTCAGAAGCAAGCGAAATATTCAAATTGTGGGAATTTCCTGTTTGACATTAGCCACAAGGATAGAGGAAAACCAACCTTACAATAG TGTCAGACAGAAGACATTTAGAGCTGGACACAGTACATTCAGTAGATGTGAAGTAGTAGCAATGGAGTGGCTTGTGCTGGAAGTTCTCAACTTCAAGTGCTTTCTGCCTACAATCTACAGTTTCTTATG GTTTTACCTGAAAGCTGCAAAAGCAAATGAAGAGGTGGAGAAAAATGTGATGGGACTTTCAGTACTTGCATTGTTTGGACATGAACGACTTTCTTTCTGGCCTTCAACAGTTGCAGCTGGACTTGTCATACTTGCTTCAATGGCCGCCAATAAAGACGCATTCTCTCAGCGCGTCATAGAG ACTCATGTCAATATGGAAGGAGATGACCTCACTGGATGCATAAAG TGTCTTGGAAGCTTGATAAACCAGAAGGTCACATAG
- the LOC124936448 gene encoding cyclin-SDS-like, translating into MKHEIQPIQLTGKRIPRKRRTKVSPIQCSDKKARLLMAPPVVVAVDSTASSHLTTEISCSSSGISVNKDVKINEDARENELLRKSKRSSKGEEIQVSESSCVESSSRVAEERNHKRIKLKGAVKSKEVKEFEYPNGDGSEIGNNCLESSEKLFKLKDIGVDSTICSSVGNIMPEEEVTDGETRVLTIENSDASEKHAESKFTDPNSESTVDQREILIFNHSDLVCLENLCCDEDISDYSSSYSSHRTGISQNSLDLDSSTFSPSIWMESGSKFSEKSFIDSGPSPTFSLFLEYSQQFSTSTSPCQSKFISPVSEEEYFIDPSLLMCLEEEEDRTCYQIFRNRERKYDLLPNFAEYCRSTGFEELIIDQRSQMIQWIVKHSTAKELQKETMFLAISLFDRFLSKGYFRSKRNIQIVGISCLTLATRIEENQPYNSFRQKTFRAGHSTFSRCEVVAMEWLVLEVLNFNCYLPTIYSFLWFYLKAAKANEEVEKNVMGLSVLALLGHERLSFWPSTVAAGLVILASMAANKDAFSQRVIETHVNTEGDDLTGCIKCLGSLINQKVT; encoded by the exons ATGAAGCACGAGATTCAACCGATCCAGCTCACTGGCAAAAGGATACCTCGCAAACGCCGAACAAAAGTCTCTCCGATCCAATGCTCCGACAAGAAAGCGCGTCTTCTTATGGCTCCTCCGGTGGTGGTGGCGGTGGATTCAACTGCTTCTTCTCACTTGACAACGGAGATTTCATGTTCTTCTAGCGGAATCTCTGTAAACAAGGATGTGAAGATAAATGAAGATGCGAGAGAAAACGAGCTGCTGCGCAAGTCAAAGAGATCCAGTAAGGGAGAAGAGATCCAAGTCTCGGAATCCTCTTGCGTTGAATCGAGTTCGAGAGTTGCGGAGGAGAGAAATCATAAGAGAATTAAGCTTAAAGGAGCTGTAAAGAGTAAGGAGGTTAAGGAATTTGAATATCCAAACGGTGATGGATCTGAAATTGGAAACAATTGTTTAGAATCAAGTGAgaagttatttaaattgaaGGATATAGGAGTTGATTCAACTATCTGTTCATCCGTCGGAAATATCATGCCGGAAGAAGAAGTCACAGATGGTGAAACACGAGTTTTAACTATTGAAAACTCTGATGCTTCAGAAAAACATGCTGAGAGCAAGTTTACAGATCCGAATTCAGAATCAACTGTAGACCAGAGAGAAATACTCATCTTCAACCACTCTGATCTAGTTTGTCTAGAGAATCTATGTTGCGATGAAGACATTTCTGATTATTCATCTTCATATTCTAGCCACCGGACAGGAATTTCACAGAACAGTTTAGACCTAGATTCATCAACCTTTAGTCCGTCTATATGGATGGAATCTGGAAGCAAGTTCTCCGAGAAATCCTTCATCGACTCAGGTCCATCACCAACATTCTCACTCTTCCTTGAGTATAGTCAACAATTCTCTACATCAACTTCACCTTGCCAATCTAAATTCATTTCTCCTGTTTCTGAAGAAGAGTATTTCATTGATCCATCA TTGTTGATGTgcctagaagaagaagaagacagaaCGTGTTACCAGATATTCAGGAACAGGGAGAGAAAATACGATCTTCTTCCGAACTTTGCAGAGTACTGCCGCTCCACTGGATTTGAAGAACTCATTATCGATCAACGGTCACAAATGATACAGTGGATAGTTAAG CATTCAACAGCAAAAGAACTTCAGAAGGAAACAATGTTCTTAGCAATTAGCCTCTTTGACCGATTCCTAAGCAAAGGGTATTTCAGAAGCAAGCGGAACATTCAAATTGTGGGAATTTCCTGTTTGACATTAGCCACAAGGATAGAGGAAAACCAACCTTACAATAG TTTCAGACAGAAGACATTTAGAGCTGGACACAGTACATTCAGTAGATGTGAAGTAGTAGCAATGGAGTGGCTTGTGCTGGAAGTTCTCAACTTCAATTGCTATCTGCCTACAATCTACAGTTTCTTATG GTTTTACCTGAAAGCTGCAAAAGCAAATGAAGAGGTGGAGAAAAATGTGATGGGACTTTCTGTACTTGCATTGTTAGGACATGAACGACTTTCTTTCTGGCCTTCAACAGTTGCAGCTGGACTTGTCATACTTGCTTCAATGGCCGCCAATAAAGACGCATTCTCTCAGCGCGTCATAGAG ACTCATGTCAATACGGAAGGAGATGACCTCACTGGATGCATAAAG TGTCTTGGAAGCTTGATAAACCAGAAGGTCACATAG
- the LOC124935686 gene encoding vacuolar fusion protein CCZ1 homolog B-like isoform X1, translating into MGLSSNATVTESTQICMFDLRRGQYEGQELDKILFFFPSDLPISTQLSVVGLSEGLITFTRIFSPEAACDVIEAELHSHVFYEAEPDIWMVMVIEKNVESEGIWRIDALKRVLKEIHSLFVMFQGPVRALLDKEAGGGIARSCLHSFIMDYLSALRKRSSLDLCCLDFFVGKKLQLPNFRDSLKERGTVQMLTMGREAAIEVQSLIRVLESCAGNISCYSMILFRNMLVSTTLSPEDSMSLFAYSVRRLSLGALSSGSTSSWSYLRKGTVASQAVAANSGSIIDHPGSNDSSLCGDRSTHVLRPLQPGKWMKGKDGFLVTNIWGTEPGNSVPNAPTIWLEKTEEKMYMCPFQHRNLTIILLIPFTSISNVEQGISILKQQMLEHASLKILRVEEKLSKGWGGENAYHVSGYRYLLVDCDRNVSRASPPAKVTTLTKESLIALSKLREEVDTEKKRGKWDGDRMQEKDLEISVRAKNNAWAIARVTRGKELYMVLEKANETLLYASDALEKFSNRYCNGAFSLD; encoded by the exons ATGGGGTTGTCATCGAATGCTACTGTCACTGAATCCACACAAATATGTATGTTTGACTTGAGAAGGGGGCAATATGAAGGACAGGAGTTGGATAagatattattcttttttcctTCTGATTTACCTATTTCAACTCAACTCTCTGTCGTAGGGCTTAGTGAAGGACTTATCACTTTTACCAG AATTTTCTCACCGGAGGCAGCTTGCGATGTCATAGAAGCAGAATTGCATTCCCATGTATTTTATGAGGCAGAACCAGATATCTGGATGGTGATG GTAATTGAGAAAAATGTGGAGTCTGAAGGCATATGGAGAATTGATGCATTGAAAAGAGTACTCAAGGAAATTCACTCTCTGTTTGTGATGTTTCAAGGACCTGTTAGAGCGTTGCTGGATAAAGAAGCGGGTGGAGGAATTGCCCGATCTTGTTTACATTCTTTCATAATGGACTACTTAAGTG CACTTCGAAAGCGGTCTTCCTTGGATTTATGCTGCCTGG ATTTCTTTGTCGGGAAGAAACTGCAGCTACCTAATTTCCGCGATTCTTTAAAAGAAAGAGGAACTGTACAGATGTTGACCATGGGGCGTGAAGCTGCCATTGAAGTTCAG TCACTTATCAGGGTACTGGAATCATGTGCTGGGAACATATCATGCTACTCAATGATCTTGTTCCGAAACATGTTGGTCTCCACAACTCTTTCTCCT GAGGACAGTATGAGCTTGTTTGCATATTCTGTACGAAGGTTGTCACTAGGTGCTTTATCCTCTGGCAGTACTAGCTCTTGGTCCTATTTACGCAAAGGGACTGTGGCTTCTCAAGCTGTTGCAGCCAATTCTGGCTCAATTATTGATCATCCTGGTTCAAATGATTCATCTTTATGTGGAGATCGCAGTACACATGTTCTTAGGCCCTTGCAACCTGGAAAATGGATGAAAGGAAAAGATGGGTTTCTAGTGACTAATATTTGGGGAACTGAACCTGGTAACTCGGTTCCTAACGCCCCAACTATATGGCTTGAGAAGACAGAAGAGAAGATGTATATGTGTCCTTTTCAGCATAGAAATCTTACCATAATCCTTTTAATTCCCTTCACTTCCATTTCTAATGTGGAGCAAGGGATTTCCATTTTGAAGCAGCAAATGCTCGAACAT GCTTCGCTGAAAATATTAAGAGTTGAAGAGAAACTATCGAAAGGATGGGGAGGGGAGAATGCGTATCATGTGAGTGGGTACCGTTACTTGCTGGTCGATTGTGACAGAAATGTATCAAGGGCTTCTCCACCTGCTAAAGTGACTACACTAACCAAG GAATCGTTAATTGCCTTGAGCAAGTTGAGAGAAGAGGTTGATACGGAAAAGAAGAGGGGAAAATGGGATGGAGATCGGATGCAAGAAAAGGACTTGGAAATATCGGTTAGAGCGAAGAATAATGCGTGGGCAATTGCAAGAGTAACAAGAGGGAAAGAACTTTATATGGTTTTAGAGAAAGCTAATGAGACACTTCTTTATGCCTCTGATGCTTTGGAAAAGTTCAGCAacag GTACTGCAATGGAGCTTTTTCGTTGGATTAG
- the LOC124935686 gene encoding vacuolar fusion protein CCZ1 homolog B-like isoform X2: protein MGLSSNATVTESTQICMFDLRRGQYEGQELDKILFFFPSDLPISTQLSVVGLSEGLITFTRIFSPEAACDVIEAELHSHVFYEAEPDIWMVMVIEKNVESEGIWRIDALKRVLKEIHSLFVMFQGPVRALLDKEAGGGIARSCLHSFIMDYLSDFFVGKKLQLPNFRDSLKERGTVQMLTMGREAAIEVQSLIRVLESCAGNISCYSMILFRNMLVSTTLSPEDSMSLFAYSVRRLSLGALSSGSTSSWSYLRKGTVASQAVAANSGSIIDHPGSNDSSLCGDRSTHVLRPLQPGKWMKGKDGFLVTNIWGTEPGNSVPNAPTIWLEKTEEKMYMCPFQHRNLTIILLIPFTSISNVEQGISILKQQMLEHASLKILRVEEKLSKGWGGENAYHVSGYRYLLVDCDRNVSRASPPAKVTTLTKESLIALSKLREEVDTEKKRGKWDGDRMQEKDLEISVRAKNNAWAIARVTRGKELYMVLEKANETLLYASDALEKFSNRYCNGAFSLD from the exons ATGGGGTTGTCATCGAATGCTACTGTCACTGAATCCACACAAATATGTATGTTTGACTTGAGAAGGGGGCAATATGAAGGACAGGAGTTGGATAagatattattcttttttcctTCTGATTTACCTATTTCAACTCAACTCTCTGTCGTAGGGCTTAGTGAAGGACTTATCACTTTTACCAG AATTTTCTCACCGGAGGCAGCTTGCGATGTCATAGAAGCAGAATTGCATTCCCATGTATTTTATGAGGCAGAACCAGATATCTGGATGGTGATG GTAATTGAGAAAAATGTGGAGTCTGAAGGCATATGGAGAATTGATGCATTGAAAAGAGTACTCAAGGAAATTCACTCTCTGTTTGTGATGTTTCAAGGACCTGTTAGAGCGTTGCTGGATAAAGAAGCGGGTGGAGGAATTGCCCGATCTTGTTTACATTCTTTCATAATGGACTACTTAAGTG ATTTCTTTGTCGGGAAGAAACTGCAGCTACCTAATTTCCGCGATTCTTTAAAAGAAAGAGGAACTGTACAGATGTTGACCATGGGGCGTGAAGCTGCCATTGAAGTTCAG TCACTTATCAGGGTACTGGAATCATGTGCTGGGAACATATCATGCTACTCAATGATCTTGTTCCGAAACATGTTGGTCTCCACAACTCTTTCTCCT GAGGACAGTATGAGCTTGTTTGCATATTCTGTACGAAGGTTGTCACTAGGTGCTTTATCCTCTGGCAGTACTAGCTCTTGGTCCTATTTACGCAAAGGGACTGTGGCTTCTCAAGCTGTTGCAGCCAATTCTGGCTCAATTATTGATCATCCTGGTTCAAATGATTCATCTTTATGTGGAGATCGCAGTACACATGTTCTTAGGCCCTTGCAACCTGGAAAATGGATGAAAGGAAAAGATGGGTTTCTAGTGACTAATATTTGGGGAACTGAACCTGGTAACTCGGTTCCTAACGCCCCAACTATATGGCTTGAGAAGACAGAAGAGAAGATGTATATGTGTCCTTTTCAGCATAGAAATCTTACCATAATCCTTTTAATTCCCTTCACTTCCATTTCTAATGTGGAGCAAGGGATTTCCATTTTGAAGCAGCAAATGCTCGAACAT GCTTCGCTGAAAATATTAAGAGTTGAAGAGAAACTATCGAAAGGATGGGGAGGGGAGAATGCGTATCATGTGAGTGGGTACCGTTACTTGCTGGTCGATTGTGACAGAAATGTATCAAGGGCTTCTCCACCTGCTAAAGTGACTACACTAACCAAG GAATCGTTAATTGCCTTGAGCAAGTTGAGAGAAGAGGTTGATACGGAAAAGAAGAGGGGAAAATGGGATGGAGATCGGATGCAAGAAAAGGACTTGGAAATATCGGTTAGAGCGAAGAATAATGCGTGGGCAATTGCAAGAGTAACAAGAGGGAAAGAACTTTATATGGTTTTAGAGAAAGCTAATGAGACACTTCTTTATGCCTCTGATGCTTTGGAAAAGTTCAGCAacag GTACTGCAATGGAGCTTTTTCGTTGGATTAG
- the LOC124933482 gene encoding CRIB domain-containing protein RIC10-like, giving the protein MATKIKGIRKGFKYISQIFVVKDRELDIGYPTDVKHVSHIGWDGSTGNAPGWMNEFKTSSDFSTTSIGNIHELRGGSSSIISSTWASQDFESMDSQPVADIFKDTPPMDMPDIPKKQKRKKSKSSSSSSTSTSASSSRSSRATAKLKAKFVDETGRQENRDVVL; this is encoded by the exons ATGGCAACCAAAATCAAAGGGATCCGTAaaggatttaaatatatatcacaaaTCTTTG TTGTGAAGGATCGTGAGTTGGATATTGGGTATCCAACAGACGTGAAACATGTGTCACATATTGGCTGGGATGGATCCACTGGTAATGCTCCCGGTTGG aTGAACGAATTCAAGACATCGTCTGATTTCTCGACAACCTCCATAGGCAACATTCATGAGCTAAGAGGCGGTTCCAGTTCCATAATCTCGTCAACATGGGCGTCTCAAg ATTTTGAATCCATGGACAGCCAACCAGTAGCTGATATATTCAAAGACACGCCACCAATGGATATGCCAGATATTCCTAAGAAGCAAAAACGGAAGAAATCGAAGTCAAGTTCCTCATCGTCGACGTCTACATCCGCATCTTCGTCAAGATCGTCTCGAGCAACTGCAAAATTGAAGGCTAAATTCGTCGATGAAACTGGCAGACAAGAAAACAGAGATGTTGTGTTATAA